The following proteins come from a genomic window of Corynebacterium hansenii:
- the ffh gene encoding signal recognition particle protein, which produces MFESLSERLTGALKDLRGKGRLSEADINATAREIRLALLEADVSLPVVRAFIKRIKERAAGAEVSQALNPAQQVIKIVNEELVQILGGDTQRLRLAKNPPTVIMLAGLQGAGKTTLAGKLAKHLAGQGHTPMLVACDLQRPGAVQQLQIVGERAGVPTFAPDPGTSMDSHDHEMGTSHGDPVAVAQAGIEEAKRAQHDVVIVDTAGRLGIDETLMTQARNIRDAVNPDEVLFVIDAMIGQDAVTTAEAFRDGVDFTGVVLTKLDGDARGGAALSIREVTGKPIMFASTGEKLEDFDVFHPERMASRILGMGDMLSLIEQAEQVFDQKEAEKTAAKMGTGELTLEDFLEQMLMVRKMGPIGNILKMLPGGAQMSEMADMVDEKHLDRMQAIIRGMTPAERNDPKILNASRRKRIAAGSGVSVSEVNQLVDRFFEARKMMAQMAGKFGMPGGRPSNRKNKKGRKGKKGRGRGPTPPKSMRGGGMPGMPGMPGMPGMPGMGGGGMPDLADLQKQMKGQMPPGMEGIDLDNLDFGQGGKGRK; this is translated from the coding sequence GTGTTTGAATCACTCTCCGAACGGCTCACCGGGGCACTGAAGGATCTCCGCGGCAAGGGGCGCCTGTCCGAAGCGGACATCAACGCCACCGCCCGCGAGATCCGCCTCGCCCTTCTGGAGGCCGACGTCTCCCTGCCCGTGGTGCGCGCCTTCATCAAGCGCATCAAGGAGCGCGCCGCCGGCGCGGAGGTGTCCCAGGCGCTCAACCCGGCGCAGCAGGTCATCAAGATCGTCAACGAGGAACTGGTCCAGATCCTCGGCGGCGACACCCAGCGCCTGCGGCTGGCGAAGAACCCGCCGACGGTGATCATGCTCGCCGGCCTCCAGGGCGCCGGCAAGACGACCCTGGCCGGCAAGCTGGCCAAGCACCTGGCCGGTCAGGGCCACACCCCGATGCTCGTGGCCTGCGACCTGCAGCGCCCCGGCGCCGTCCAGCAGCTGCAGATCGTCGGCGAGCGCGCCGGCGTGCCCACCTTCGCGCCGGATCCCGGCACGTCGATGGATTCCCACGACCATGAGATGGGCACGTCCCACGGCGATCCCGTCGCCGTCGCCCAGGCCGGCATCGAGGAAGCCAAGCGGGCGCAGCACGACGTGGTCATCGTGGACACCGCCGGCCGACTCGGCATCGACGAGACCCTGATGACCCAGGCGCGGAACATCCGCGACGCGGTCAACCCCGACGAGGTCCTCTTCGTCATCGACGCCATGATCGGCCAGGACGCGGTCACCACCGCCGAGGCCTTCCGCGACGGCGTCGACTTCACCGGCGTGGTGCTGACCAAGCTCGACGGCGACGCCCGCGGCGGCGCCGCCCTGTCCATCCGCGAGGTCACCGGCAAGCCGATCATGTTCGCCTCCACCGGCGAAAAGCTCGAGGACTTCGACGTCTTCCACCCCGAGCGCATGGCCAGCCGCATCCTGGGCATGGGCGACATGCTCAGCCTCATCGAGCAGGCGGAGCAGGTCTTCGACCAGAAGGAAGCGGAGAAGACCGCCGCCAAGATGGGCACCGGCGAGCTGACACTGGAGGACTTCCTCGAGCAGATGCTCATGGTCCGCAAGATGGGGCCGATCGGGAACATCCTGAAGATGCTGCCCGGCGGCGCCCAGATGTCCGAGATGGCGGACATGGTCGACGAAAAGCACCTCGACCGCATGCAGGCGATCATCCGCGGCATGACCCCGGCCGAGCGCAACGACCCGAAGATCCTCAACGCCTCGCGCCGCAAGCGCATCGCCGCGGGCTCGGGCGTCTCGGTCAGCGAGGTCAATCAGCTGGTCGACCGCTTCTTCGAGGCCCGCAAGATGATGGCCCAGATGGCCGGCAAGTTCGGCATGCCCGGCGGCCGCCCGTCGAACCGCAAGAACAAGAAGGGCCGCAAGGGCAAGAAGGGCAGGGGCCGCGGGCCGACGCCGCCGAAGTCGATGCGCGGGGGCGGCATGCCGGGAATGCCCGGTATGCCGGGCATGCCCGGAATGCCGGGCATGGGCGGCGGCGGAATGCCCGACCTCGCCGACCTGCAGAAGCAGATGAAGGGCCAGATGCCCCCGGGCATGGAGGGCATCGACCTGGACAACCTGGACTTCGGGCAGGGCGGCAAGGGCCGGAAGTAG
- a CDS encoding P-II family nitrogen regulator produces MKLITAIIKPTTLENVRAALEELGVSGLTVAEVRGFGRQQGHVEVYRGTEYAVAFVEKLRLDVAVPDDLAAETLAVIADAARTGSIGDGKAWATDVTDAVRVRTGEMGEAALR; encoded by the coding sequence ATGAAGCTGATCACGGCGATCATCAAGCCCACCACCCTGGAAAACGTCCGCGCCGCACTCGAGGAACTCGGGGTCTCCGGGCTCACCGTCGCCGAAGTCCGCGGTTTCGGCAGGCAACAGGGGCACGTCGAGGTGTACCGCGGAACGGAATATGCGGTCGCCTTCGTCGAAAAGCTCCGCCTGGACGTCGCGGTGCCCGACGACCTCGCCGCGGAGACCCTCGCGGTCATCGCCGACGCCGCCCGCACCGGGTCCATCGGCGACGGCAAGGCCTGGGCCACCGACGTGACCGACGCCGTGCGCGTCCGCACCGGGGAAATGGGCGAGGCGGCCCTGCGCTGA
- a CDS encoding acyltransferase family protein translates to MTGGYRHDLDGLRGLAIALVVLFHVFGGRVSGGVDVFLLLSGFFFLGSQMRNADRPDRSVNVWHSLWRTIRRLLPSLILVVTATAAGVLAFAPALVNGEIAAQLPASLLYVQNNVLAAQGADYAAASAQVSPLQHLWSMAVQGQFYLFGILIVSAIAFVLRSTHAPARVSAVMAPLLVAATVASFWYATVLHGQDQGQNYYSTWTRMWELAAGGLLALAVTRFTTPRFLAPVLPVAGVAMIVATGFMFDGAAEFPGPWTLWPLGGAALVILGGGAGFMSRILESGLMRMLGDVAYALYLWHWPLLIIAMSALRIDDVDAGIGSAGIAVSLGLAWLTHRFVEKPLMQKAPRPLVGERRARAAVRSLKTPPGAARAVAGVVLLAMFGSMLGLGQEYTRRATESAGQSLDALTYPGARALTDGYPVPRGLDPKPDPEYVADAYPLAAEDGCMTYAREDAGHMADGKRFGSRAGEPCVYGDPDGDKTMFLIGSSHSEQWSTVLDRIARDRGWRMIPVTRQGCVITLGTPLPSSDDACIEWSQRVLDRIAAERPDLVITTSTRARGDWGEGPDELAPGMAAAFRFLDEKGIPLVGLRSNPWLVDSDGDRLNAPACLAKRSVDWRDEDEAAEAAEDCGIARDKALAPRDPAARLFAGFDRAWAIDLSDAFCRGNRCPAIIGNILVYRDSNHLSVAYADSLQPALMRELAPIFAELEG, encoded by the coding sequence ATGACCGGCGGCTACCGCCACGATCTCGACGGGTTGCGTGGCCTGGCCATCGCGCTGGTCGTGCTCTTCCACGTCTTCGGCGGCCGGGTTTCCGGCGGCGTCGACGTGTTCCTGCTGCTGTCGGGCTTCTTCTTCCTCGGGTCGCAGATGCGCAACGCGGACCGCCCCGACCGCTCCGTCAACGTGTGGCACTCGCTGTGGCGGACCATCCGCCGGCTGCTGCCGTCGCTGATCCTGGTGGTCACGGCCACCGCCGCCGGCGTCCTGGCCTTCGCCCCCGCCCTGGTCAACGGCGAAATCGCCGCCCAGCTGCCGGCGTCGTTGCTCTACGTGCAGAACAACGTCCTGGCCGCCCAGGGCGCCGATTACGCGGCGGCGTCGGCGCAGGTCTCGCCGCTGCAGCACCTGTGGTCGATGGCGGTGCAGGGGCAGTTCTACCTGTTCGGCATCCTCATCGTCTCCGCCATCGCCTTCGTCCTGCGCTCAACGCACGCGCCCGCGCGGGTGTCCGCAGTGATGGCGCCGCTGCTCGTCGCGGCGACGGTCGCCTCGTTCTGGTACGCCACCGTCCTCCACGGCCAGGACCAGGGGCAGAACTACTACTCGACATGGACGCGGATGTGGGAGCTCGCGGCCGGCGGGCTGCTCGCCCTGGCGGTCACGCGCTTCACGACGCCCCGGTTCCTCGCCCCCGTGCTCCCCGTCGCGGGCGTGGCCATGATCGTGGCCACGGGCTTCATGTTCGACGGCGCCGCCGAGTTCCCCGGCCCCTGGACGCTGTGGCCCCTGGGCGGCGCTGCGCTGGTGATCCTCGGCGGCGGCGCCGGCTTCATGTCGCGGATCCTCGAATCCGGCCTCATGCGCATGCTCGGCGACGTCGCCTACGCCCTGTACCTGTGGCACTGGCCGCTGCTGATCATCGCCATGTCGGCGCTGCGCATCGACGACGTCGACGCCGGCATCGGATCGGCGGGCATCGCCGTGTCTCTCGGGTTGGCGTGGCTGACGCACCGTTTCGTCGAAAAGCCCCTGATGCAGAAGGCGCCCCGGCCGCTCGTCGGGGAAAGGCGGGCCCGCGCCGCGGTGCGCTCCCTGAAGACCCCGCCCGGCGCCGCGCGCGCCGTGGCCGGCGTGGTGCTGCTGGCGATGTTCGGATCGATGCTCGGCCTCGGCCAGGAGTACACGCGCAGGGCCACCGAGTCCGCCGGGCAGAGCCTCGACGCCCTCACCTACCCCGGTGCCCGCGCGCTGACCGACGGCTACCCCGTCCCCCGCGGCCTGGACCCGAAACCCGACCCCGAATACGTCGCCGACGCCTACCCGCTCGCCGCCGAGGACGGCTGCATGACCTACGCCCGCGAGGACGCCGGCCACATGGCCGACGGCAAGCGGTTCGGGTCCCGCGCCGGCGAACCGTGCGTCTACGGCGACCCGGACGGCGACAAGACGATGTTCCTCATCGGCAGCTCGCACTCCGAGCAGTGGAGCACCGTCCTCGACCGGATCGCCCGCGACCGCGGCTGGCGGATGATCCCCGTCACCAGGCAGGGGTGCGTCATCACTCTGGGCACCCCCCTGCCCAGCTCCGACGACGCCTGCATCGAATGGTCCCAGCGCGTGCTGGACCGGATCGCCGCCGAACGGCCGGACCTGGTGATCACGACGTCGACCCGCGCGCGCGGCGACTGGGGCGAGGGCCCCGACGAGCTGGCGCCGGGCATGGCCGCCGCCTTCCGCTTCCTCGACGAAAAGGGCATCCCGCTCGTGGGGCTGCGCAGCAACCCCTGGCTGGTCGACTCCGACGGCGACCGCCTCAACGCGCCCGCGTGCCTGGCCAAACGGTCCGTGGACTGGCGCGACGAGGACGAGGCCGCGGAAGCCGCCGAGGACTGCGGCATCGCCCGGGACAAGGCGTTGGCGCCGCGCGATCCCGCGGCGCGCCTGTTCGCCGGCTTCGACCGGGCCTGGGCCATCGACCTGTCCGACGCGTTCTGCCGGGGCAACCGGTGCCCCGCGATCATCGGCAACATCCTCGTCTACCGCGATTCCAACCACCTGAGCGTGGCGTACGCGGATTCCCTCCAGCCGGCGCTGATGCGCGAACTCGCGCCGATCTTCGCCGAGCTGGAGGGCTGA
- the ftsY gene encoding signal recognition particle-docking protein FtsY, translated as MTVTQWIILAAVVVVLLLVILLLVGLARRKKNTISFEEKKAPEELTQAEKSGNYQATGGFNFAPAAPATKKPEKQPDLLPGQELGTPPSPPLPPRPEGSDLGKRVEPAPEPEPERVEAAPEPEPVETEKVEPEPEPESAEAAPEALESEAALVEPEPRPVEEMEAPEVPEELAAEPALPEVEDLGQPAPDVVPPADLAPEPVEEILEEPAAAEPVAPAAPEQPLDDIAPTEGRISRLRGRLSRSQNAIGQSVLGILGAGDLDEDAWEEIEDTLIMADLGTAATMNVVEKLRERIASRGVSSEAEARALLREVLIEECGPDLDRSIRALPHEGKPAVVLVVGVNGTGKTTTTGKLARVLVAQGHEVLLGAADTFRAAAADQLETWGRRVGAATVRGPEGADPASIAFDAVAKGIDDSADVVLIDTAGRLHTKTGLMDQLGKVKRVVEKKAEVDEVLLVLDATVGQNGLLQARTFRDVVDITGVVLTKLDGTAKGGIVFQVQRELGVPVKLVGLGEGADDLAPFEPEGFVDALLG; from the coding sequence ATGACGGTTACGCAATGGATCATTCTCGCCGCGGTTGTCGTGGTGCTGCTGCTGGTGATTCTGCTTCTCGTGGGCCTGGCCCGCCGGAAGAAGAACACCATCTCGTTCGAGGAGAAGAAGGCCCCCGAGGAGCTGACCCAGGCGGAAAAGTCCGGGAATTACCAGGCCACCGGCGGATTCAACTTCGCCCCGGCCGCTCCGGCGACCAAGAAGCCGGAGAAGCAGCCCGACCTCCTGCCCGGCCAGGAGTTGGGCACCCCGCCGAGCCCGCCGCTGCCGCCGCGCCCCGAAGGGTCGGACCTGGGCAAGCGCGTCGAGCCTGCTCCGGAGCCGGAGCCTGAGCGGGTTGAGGCTGCGCCGGAGCCGGAGCCCGTGGAGACCGAGAAGGTCGAGCCCGAGCCTGAGCCTGAGTCTGCCGAGGCCGCGCCGGAAGCCCTTGAATCTGAGGCTGCGCTCGTCGAACCCGAGCCCCGGCCCGTCGAGGAGATGGAGGCGCCGGAGGTTCCGGAGGAGCTCGCCGCCGAGCCGGCCCTGCCGGAGGTCGAGGATCTCGGGCAGCCCGCGCCGGACGTCGTGCCGCCGGCCGATCTCGCGCCCGAGCCCGTCGAGGAGATCCTGGAGGAGCCCGCCGCCGCCGAGCCCGTTGCCCCCGCCGCGCCGGAGCAGCCGCTCGACGACATCGCCCCGACCGAGGGCCGCATCTCGCGCCTGCGCGGTCGCCTGTCGCGGTCGCAGAACGCCATCGGCCAGTCGGTGCTCGGCATCCTCGGCGCCGGCGATCTGGACGAGGACGCGTGGGAGGAGATCGAGGACACGCTGATCATGGCGGACCTCGGCACCGCGGCGACGATGAACGTCGTCGAAAAGCTCCGCGAGCGCATCGCCTCCCGCGGCGTGTCCTCGGAAGCGGAGGCCCGAGCCCTGCTGCGCGAGGTCCTCATCGAGGAGTGCGGCCCGGACCTGGACCGTTCGATCCGCGCGCTGCCGCACGAGGGCAAGCCCGCCGTCGTCCTCGTCGTGGGCGTCAACGGCACCGGCAAGACCACCACCACCGGCAAGCTCGCCCGCGTCCTCGTGGCGCAGGGCCATGAGGTGCTGCTCGGCGCGGCCGACACGTTCCGCGCCGCCGCCGCCGACCAGCTGGAAACCTGGGGCCGCCGGGTCGGTGCCGCCACCGTCCGCGGGCCGGAGGGCGCCGACCCCGCCTCCATCGCCTTCGACGCCGTGGCCAAGGGCATCGACGATTCCGCCGACGTGGTGCTCATCGACACCGCCGGCCGGCTGCACACCAAGACCGGCCTGATGGATCAGCTGGGCAAGGTCAAGCGCGTGGTGGAGAAGAAGGCCGAGGTCGACGAGGTGCTGCTGGTCCTCGACGCCACGGTCGGGCAGAACGGCCTGCTGCAGGCCCGCACCTTCCGCGACGTCGTCGACATCACCGGCGTCGTCCTGACCAAGCTCGACGGCACCGCCAAGGGCGGCATCGTCTTCCAGGTCCAGCGCGAGCTCGGCGTGCCCGTCAAGCTCGTCGGCCTGGGCGAGGGCGCCGACGACCTGGCGCCCTTCGAGCCGGAGGGCTTCGTCGACGCCCTGCTGGGGTAA
- a CDS encoding acyltransferase family protein has translation MGTVSGGVDVFLLLSGFFFLGSQIRNADRTGQSINPLHSIWRTARRLLPALILVLASTTAIALAKFPQLQSPSMANQLTASILYRQNSELAAQAEDYAVAGSTVSPLQHLWSMSVQGQFYVGAILFVSGLAFVLRRSGSGRTVRSAMLPILLAATVASFVYATWLHGASQGLNYYSLWSRIWEISAGGVLIYVAAGLPIPPKIRPWLPAAGVAMIVSTGFFLDGARQFPGPWALWPLLGAALVIMGGGAGATSALLASRPIRWLGDVAYALYLWHWPLLILGLLATGANAPGRRLGTLVIAASLVLAWLTHRFVEKPLMQKRKRPAIGERPVREAGRALRTDPAARRRALAGAALGMAALLMLSASPLQNHRIGVARAETLDPVAYPGARAVTDGAPVPADVPYRPAQDLINNMWPLPAQEGCLAVRADDPDEIVTVKRYTDQSPCVYGDVDSDRTIMLVGGSHSEQWFSPLEEVALEAGYRLEVVLRPGCATFLSPVWDMDDMCVEWSEAVVEHLSEERPDVVVTTSSRPGFENTDYTPDGYVDFWHAVTGMGIPVVGIRDTPWLRDGAGDPFNATDCVAAGGDPVECGPPRDRVLSPGDPAAGILAGMPGGLGLDFSDVICGPERCPAVIGNIYVYRDDNHLSDQFARSLSAEMKRRLIPFLDDLEALEDFE, from the coding sequence GTGGGCACCGTCTCCGGCGGCGTCGACGTGTTCCTCCTTCTTTCGGGATTCTTCTTCCTCGGCTCGCAGATCCGCAACGCGGACCGCACCGGTCAGTCGATCAACCCGCTGCATTCGATCTGGCGCACCGCCCGCCGGCTGTTGCCGGCGCTGATCCTCGTGCTGGCGTCGACCACCGCGATCGCGCTGGCCAAGTTCCCGCAGCTGCAGTCGCCGTCGATGGCGAACCAGCTGACGGCCTCCATCCTTTACCGGCAGAACTCGGAGTTGGCCGCCCAGGCCGAGGACTACGCGGTCGCGGGCTCCACGGTCTCCCCCTTGCAGCATCTGTGGTCGATGTCGGTGCAGGGGCAGTTCTACGTCGGCGCGATCCTCTTCGTCTCCGGCCTCGCCTTCGTGCTGCGGCGCTCGGGATCCGGCCGCACCGTGCGTTCGGCGATGCTGCCGATCCTCCTGGCCGCCACCGTCGCCTCCTTCGTCTACGCCACGTGGCTCCACGGGGCATCGCAGGGCCTGAACTACTACTCCCTCTGGTCGCGGATCTGGGAGATCTCCGCCGGCGGCGTGCTCATCTACGTCGCCGCGGGACTGCCCATTCCTCCGAAGATCCGGCCATGGCTGCCCGCCGCGGGCGTGGCCATGATCGTGTCCACCGGCTTCTTCCTCGACGGCGCCCGCCAGTTCCCCGGGCCGTGGGCGCTGTGGCCGCTGCTCGGCGCCGCCCTGGTGATCATGGGCGGCGGCGCCGGCGCCACGTCCGCGCTGCTGGCCTCGCGCCCGATACGGTGGCTCGGCGACGTCGCCTACGCCCTCTACCTGTGGCACTGGCCGCTGCTGATCCTCGGATTGCTCGCCACCGGCGCCAACGCCCCCGGCCGGCGGCTCGGCACCCTCGTCATCGCCGCGTCGCTGGTGTTGGCGTGGCTGACGCACCGGTTCGTCGAAAAGCCCCTGATGCAGAAACGCAAGCGGCCCGCGATCGGCGAACGCCCCGTCCGGGAGGCCGGCCGGGCCCTGCGGACCGATCCCGCCGCCCGCCGACGCGCCCTGGCCGGGGCGGCGCTCGGGATGGCGGCGCTGCTGATGCTGTCGGCCTCGCCGCTGCAGAACCACCGCATCGGCGTCGCCCGGGCGGAGACGCTCGACCCCGTCGCCTACCCCGGCGCGCGGGCGGTCACCGACGGCGCCCCCGTGCCCGCGGACGTCCCCTACCGTCCGGCCCAGGACCTGATCAACAACATGTGGCCCCTGCCCGCGCAGGAGGGCTGCCTGGCCGTGCGCGCCGACGACCCCGACGAAATCGTGACGGTCAAGCGCTACACCGACCAATCGCCGTGCGTCTACGGCGACGTCGACTCCGACCGCACCATCATGCTCGTCGGCGGCTCCCACTCCGAGCAGTGGTTCTCGCCGCTGGAGGAAGTCGCGCTGGAGGCCGGGTACCGCCTGGAGGTCGTCCTCCGGCCCGGTTGCGCGACCTTCCTCTCCCCCGTCTGGGACATGGACGACATGTGCGTGGAATGGTCGGAGGCCGTCGTGGAGCATCTCTCCGAAGAGCGGCCCGACGTCGTGGTCACCACCTCCAGCCGCCCCGGCTTCGAGAACACCGACTACACCCCCGACGGCTACGTGGACTTCTGGCATGCGGTGACCGGCATGGGCATCCCCGTCGTCGGCATCCGCGACACCCCGTGGCTGCGCGACGGAGCCGGCGACCCGTTCAACGCGACCGACTGCGTCGCCGCCGGCGGGGACCCCGTCGAATGCGGTCCGCCGCGGGACCGGGTGCTCTCCCCCGGCGACCCGGCGGCGGGGATCCTGGCGGGCATGCCCGGCGGCCTGGGCCTCGACTTCTCCGACGTCATCTGCGGTCCCGAGCGCTGCCCGGCCGTGATCGGCAACATCTACGTCTACCGCGACGACAACCACCTGTCCGATCAATTCGCGCGGTCGCTGTCGGCGGAAATGAAGCGGCGGTTGATCCCTTTCCTCGATGATCTGGAAGCACTGGAGGATTTCGAATGA
- a CDS encoding ammonium transporter has protein sequence MTPEEVVLNSGNAAWMLVSASLVLLMTPALALFYGGMTGRRSVLNMMMMSFGALGVVSVVYVLWGWSMSYGTKSIAGIVADPFEQFGLAGQITDGAGNYVAGAGGYANVIDVGFQLTFAVISTALISGALAGRVKFGTWLAFTGLWATFAYFPMAHMVWGGGLLSDSASSLSAKLFGTVTENGETVAAVAPIDFAGGTVVHINAGMAALVLAVIIGRGHGFMREAHRPHNLPLVMLGAALLWFGWFGFNAGSSFAADGLAGLAWVNTTAATAAAMLGWLAVERIRYGHSTSLGAASGIVAGLVAITPAAGALSPVTSLLLGAVGGALACLGVSLKYRFGFDDSLDVVGVHLVAGLWGTVGAGLLATGDGLLTGGGVHGLKLFAIQVIIAAVALAFSGIVTFVLAMALKSTMGWRIGEDDERGGVDNAEHRETAYDASGGIPVSLTR, from the coding sequence ATGACCCCCGAAGAGGTTGTGCTGAACTCCGGCAATGCGGCGTGGATGCTCGTTTCCGCCTCGCTGGTGCTGCTGATGACCCCCGCCCTCGCGCTGTTCTACGGCGGAATGACCGGCCGAAGGTCGGTCCTGAACATGATGATGATGTCCTTCGGCGCACTCGGCGTCGTGAGCGTCGTCTACGTCCTGTGGGGCTGGTCGATGTCCTACGGCACGAAGTCCATCGCGGGCATCGTGGCCGACCCCTTCGAGCAGTTCGGCTTGGCGGGGCAGATCACGGACGGGGCCGGCAATTACGTGGCCGGGGCCGGCGGGTACGCCAACGTCATCGACGTCGGTTTCCAGCTGACCTTCGCCGTCATCTCCACGGCGCTGATCTCCGGCGCCCTGGCCGGCCGCGTGAAGTTCGGCACGTGGCTCGCCTTCACCGGGCTGTGGGCCACTTTCGCCTACTTCCCGATGGCCCACATGGTGTGGGGCGGCGGCCTGCTCAGCGACTCGGCGAGCTCGCTGTCCGCGAAGCTGTTCGGCACGGTCACCGAAAACGGCGAGACCGTCGCCGCCGTGGCCCCCATCGACTTCGCCGGCGGCACCGTCGTCCACATCAACGCCGGCATGGCGGCCCTCGTGCTCGCGGTGATCATCGGACGCGGCCACGGCTTCATGCGCGAGGCGCACCGCCCGCACAACCTTCCGCTCGTCATGCTCGGCGCCGCCCTGCTGTGGTTCGGCTGGTTCGGGTTCAACGCCGGCTCCTCCTTCGCCGCCGACGGGCTGGCGGGCCTGGCGTGGGTGAACACCACCGCCGCCACCGCCGCCGCGATGCTCGGCTGGCTCGCGGTCGAGCGCATCCGCTACGGCCACTCGACGTCGCTGGGCGCCGCATCGGGCATCGTCGCCGGCCTCGTCGCCATCACCCCGGCGGCCGGCGCGCTGAGCCCCGTGACCTCGCTGCTCCTCGGCGCCGTCGGCGGCGCGCTGGCCTGCCTGGGCGTCTCGCTGAAGTACCGCTTCGGGTTCGACGATTCCCTCGACGTCGTCGGCGTCCACCTCGTCGCGGGCCTGTGGGGCACCGTCGGCGCGGGCCTGCTGGCCACCGGCGACGGCCTGCTCACCGGCGGCGGCGTCCACGGCCTCAAGCTCTTCGCCATCCAGGTCATCATCGCCGCGGTCGCCCTGGCCTTCTCCGGCATCGTCACCTTCGTCCTGGCGATGGCCCTGAAGTCGACGATGGGTTGGCGCATCGGCGAGGACGACGAACGCGGCGGCGTCGACAACGCCGAGCACCGCGAAACCGCCTACGACGCCTCGGGCGGGATCCCCGTCTCGCTGACCCGCTGA
- the rpsP gene encoding 30S ribosomal protein S16: MAVKIKLQRIGKIRTPHYRVVVADARTRRSGRVIENIGTYEPKSEPSVIKIDSERAQHWLSVGAQPTEPVLALLKVTGDWQKFKGLPGAEGTLKVAEEKVSKLDLFNQALAEANEGPSAEAITEKRRAAKEAAEAKAAKEAEEAKAEESSEEAPAEESAE; the protein is encoded by the coding sequence ATGGCCGTCAAGATCAAGCTCCAGCGCATCGGCAAGATCCGCACCCCGCACTACCGCGTCGTCGTCGCCGACGCCCGCACCCGTCGCTCGGGCCGCGTCATCGAGAACATCGGCACCTACGAGCCGAAGTCCGAGCCGTCCGTCATCAAGATCGACTCCGAGCGCGCGCAGCACTGGCTGTCCGTCGGCGCCCAGCCGACCGAGCCGGTCCTGGCCCTGCTGAAGGTCACCGGCGACTGGCAGAAGTTCAAGGGCCTGCCGGGCGCCGAGGGCACCCTGAAGGTGGCCGAGGAGAAGGTTTCGAAGCTGGACCTGTTCAACCAGGCCCTCGCCGAGGCCAACGAGGGCCCGTCCGCCGAGGCCATCACCGAGAAGCGCCGCGCCGCCAAGGAGGCCGCCGAGGCCAAGGCCGCGAAGGAGGCCGAGGAGGCCAAGGCCGAGGAGTCCTCCGAGGAGGCCCCGGCCGAGGAGTCCGCCGAGTAA